A region from the Carassius auratus strain Wakin unplaced genomic scaffold, ASM336829v1 scaf_tig00216060, whole genome shotgun sequence genome encodes:
- the LOC113096978 gene encoding zinc finger protein 484-like, which translates to MRVHTGENPFICDQCGKSFTHKYNLDVHMKIHTRERPYTCDQCGKSFSRKKYLALHMNIHTGEKPYTCDQCGKSFTQSSNLKRHMKIHTREKLYSCDQCGKTFLWASNLKQHLRVHTQEKPHSCDLCGKSFSKLQILKVHQKLHTGVGEYMCFECEKTFISAAHLKLHETIHTGEKPYKCSHCDKRFTHAGNLKKHERIHTGEKPYKCSHCDKRFNQSSYMKRHERIHTGEKPYHCTACGKCFNQSSALHSHTKNIHSK; encoded by the coding sequence atgagagttcacactggagagaatccGTTCATatgtgatcaatgtgggaagagtttcacacacaaatataatctTGATGTTCACATGAAGATCCACACAAGAGAGAgaccgtacacatgtgatcagtgcgggaagagtttctctCGAAAAAAATACCTTGCATtgcacatgaacatccacactggagagaaaccgtacacttGTGATCAATGTGGtaagagtttcacacaatcatcaaacCTTAAGAGACACATGAAGATCCACACAAGAGAGAAACTGTactcatgtgatcagtgcgggaaaaCATTTTTGTGGGCTTCAAACCTGAAGCAGCACCTGAGAGTTCATACACAGGAGAAGCCACATTCGTGtgatttgtgtggaaagagtttttcaaagctacaaattttaaaagtacatCAGAAACTTCATACTGGTGTGggagagtacatgtgctttgagtgtgaaaagacttttatttCAGCGGCCCATTTAAAACTGCATGAGacgattcacactggagagaaaccttacaagtgttcacactgtgacaagagattcactcATGCAGgaaatctgaaaaaacatgagaggattcacactggagagaaaccttacaagtgttcacactgtgacaagagattcaatcagtCTTCATacatgaaaagacatgagaggatccacactggagagaaaccgtatcactgcactgcaTGTGGGAAGTGTTTCAATCAATCATCTGCTCTACACAGTCATACAAAAAACATTCACAGTAagtag
- the LOC113097005 gene encoding zinc finger protein 845-like: MRDQEASTLRIKHTEDTEQTELIEENQESEELSEVEEKNHVQTREKLQSCSQTKQKDLKKRRAKKSFTCTQCPKSFTCKSYLDIHMRVHTRERSYTCDQCGKSFTQSSNLKNHTNIHTGEKPYTCDQCGKSFTQSATLKIHMNSHTREKLYSCDQCGKTFLRPSVLKQHLRVHTQEKPYSCDLCEKSFTLLQSLKQHQKLHTGVREYMCFECEKTFITAAHLKQHHRIHTGEKPYKCSHCDKRFNQSSYLKTHERIHTGEKPYKCSHCDKRFSRSGDLKTHERIHTGEKPYKCSHCDKRFTHAVSLKIHERIHTGEKPYHCTACGKCFNNSSSLHSHTKNIHSKMLEHLISSEEKTSIKSPEELKSVKSEFIKEDREKMRDQEASTLRIKHTEDTEQTELMEENEKSEELSEVEEEHYDKPGEKPLSRSKTKNTFLKKSRAKKSLTCTQCGKSLTCKRNLDVHMRIHTGERPFTCDQCGKRFTQKVHLQGHMRNHTGEKSYACDQCEKTFTHKHSLVIHLRVHSGEKPFTCDQCGKSFTQKPHLTGHMRIHTGERPYPCNQCGKSFTQSSYLTLHMKIHTREKLYACDQCGKTFLWASYLKNHLRLHTKEKPHSCHLCEKSFSLLQHLKEHQKNHNDVREYMCFECEKTFTLARYLKHHQRIHTGEKPYKCSHCDKRFNQAENLKTHERLHTGEKPYKCSHCDKRFNEAGNLKRHERIHSREKQDTCDQCGKSFSVKHLKQHLRLHAVEKPDHYNPRDERTSTNQTRVHRRTRGQREDEGSRILQNEPS; this comes from the exons atgagagatCAAGAAGCCTCAACCCTcagaatcaaacacactgaagatactgaacaaacag agCTGATTGAAGAGAACCAGGAGAGTGAAGAATTGagtgaagttgaggagaaaaatcATGTCCAAACCAGAGAAAAACTTCAgagttgctctcaaaccaaacagaaagatttaaagaaaagaagagccaagaaatctttcacctgcactcagtgtccAAAGAGTTTCACATGCAAATCTTATCTTGAtattcacatgagagttcacactagAGAGAGAtcatacacatgtgatcagtgcgggaagagtttcacacaatcatcaaacCTTAAGAACCACActaacatccacactggagagaaaccgtacacttgtgatcaatgtgggaagagtttcacacaatcagCAACACTTAAGATTCACATGAACAGCCACACAAGAGAGAAACTGTactcatgtgatcagtgcgggaaaaCATTTTTGAGGCCTTCAGTCCTAAAGCAGCACCTGAGAGTTCATACACAGGAGAAGCCATATTCGTGTGATTTGTGTGAAAAGAGTTTTACATTGCTAcaaagtttgaaacaacatcagaaacttcatactggtgtgagagagtacatgtgctttgagtgtgaaaaaACTTTTATTACAGCGGCCCATTTAAAACAGCACCataggattcacactggagagaaaccttacaagtgttcacactgtgacaagagattcaatcagtCTTCatacctgaaaacacatgagaggatccacactggagagaaaccttacaagtgttcacactgtgacaagagattcagtcggtcaggagacctgaaaacacatgagaggatccacactggagaaaaaccttacaagtgttcacactgtgacaagagattcactcATGCAGTAAGtctgaaaatacatgagaggatccacactggagagaaaccgtatcactgcactgcaTGTGGGAAGTGTTTCAATAATTCATCTTCTCTACACAGTCATACAAAAAACATTCACAGTAag ATGCTGGAACATCTCATCAGTTCAGAAGAGAAGACGAGCATCAAATCACCAGAAGAGCTGAAATCTGTGAAGtctgagtttattaaagaggacagagagaagatgagagatCAAGAAGCCTCAACCCTcagaatcaaacacactgaagatactgaacaaacag AGCTGATGGAAGAGAACGAGAAGAGTGAAGAACTGAGTGAAGTGGAGGAGGAACATTACGACAAACCTGGAGAAAAACCTTTGAGTCGCTCAAagaccaaaaatacatttttaaagaaaagtagAGCCAAGAAATCTTtgacctgcactcagtgtggaaagagtttgacaTGCAAACGTAATCTTGATGTTCATATgaggatccacaccggagagaggCCGTTCACGTGCGATCAATGTGGGAAGCGTTTCACACAAAAAGTACACCTTCAAGGACACATGAGAAACCACACTGGAGAGAAGTCATATgcatgtgatcagtgtgagaaAACTTTCACTCACAAACACAGCCTTGTTATCCACTTGAGAGTTCATTCTGGAGAAAAACcattcacatgtgatcagtgcgggaagagtttcacacaaaaaCCTCATCTTACGGggcacatgaggatccacaccgGAGAAAGGCCTTACCCTTGcaatcagtgcgggaagagtttcacgcAATCATCATACCTTACGCTTCACATGAAGATTCACACAAGAGAGAAGCTGTACGCATGTGATCAATGCGGTAAAACTTTTCTGTGGGCTTCATACCTGAAGAATCACCTGAGACTTCATACAAAGGAGAAGCCACATTCGTGTCACTTGTGTGAAAAGAGTTTTTCACTTCTACAACATTTAAAAGAACATCAAAAAAACCATAATGATGTaagagagtacatgtgctttgagtgtgaaaagaccTTTACTTTAGCACGCTATTTAAAACACCaccagaggattcacactggtGAAAAACCGtataagtgttcacattgtgacaagagattcaatcaggcagaaaatctgaaaacacatgagaggctccacactggagaaaaaccttacaagtgttcacactgtgacaagagattcaatgaGGCAGGaaatctgaaaagacatgagaggatccacagcAGAGAGAAGCAGGACacgtgtgatcagtgcgggaagagtttctctGTTAAACACTTGAAGCAACATCTGAGGCTCCATGCTGTGGAGAAACCAGATCACTACAATCCACGTGATGAGAG AACTTCCACAAATCAAACAAGAGTTCACAGAAGAACCAGAGGACAGAGAGAAGATGAGGGATCCAGAATCCTGCAGAATGAACCATCATGA